In one window of Pseudodesulfovibrio sediminis DNA:
- the pssA gene encoding CDP-diacylglycerol--serine O-phosphatidyltransferase codes for MANEKKLPRHKSVYLLPNLLTTTSLFIGFLGLTWAIQGDYSSCALCILASCVFDGLDGKVARMTGTTSEFGVQLDSLADLVAFGVVPAVMSYLWILNDFGRLGLMAAFLFMACGALRLARFNVQASTSDKKHFVGLPIPAAACTMATLVLFSEFVPQEYMHSVVSVGALVLVYMLSFFMVSTIRFYSFKEISAFKAHPFSWMVTAILLFSLVASRPKVLGFLIFLGYLISGPLYTLFLLSRRNKRLLRDCSKEELG; via the coding sequence ATGGCTAACGAAAAGAAATTGCCGCGACATAAAAGCGTCTATCTTTTGCCGAACCTGCTGACCACGACCAGCTTGTTCATCGGCTTTTTGGGTCTGACCTGGGCCATCCAGGGGGATTACTCCTCCTGCGCCCTGTGCATTCTCGCAAGCTGTGTGTTCGATGGTCTGGATGGTAAAGTAGCCCGTATGACCGGAACGACAAGTGAATTTGGCGTTCAACTCGACTCGCTGGCCGATCTGGTCGCATTTGGCGTTGTCCCGGCTGTCATGTCGTATTTGTGGATTCTCAACGACTTCGGCAGGCTCGGTCTCATGGCCGCCTTCCTCTTTATGGCCTGCGGCGCGCTCCGTTTGGCCCGTTTCAATGTCCAGGCATCCACCAGTGACAAGAAACACTTTGTCGGTTTGCCCATCCCTGCGGCAGCCTGCACCATGGCCACCTTGGTCCTCTTCAGCGAATTCGTTCCGCAGGAGTATATGCACTCCGTTGTTTCGGTTGGTGCATTGGTGCTCGTATATATGTTGTCCTTCTTCATGGTCAGCACCATACGGTTTTACTCTTTCAAGGAAATCAGTGCATTCAAGGCCCATCCCTTCAGTTGGATGGTGACCGCGATTCTGCTCTTTTCTCTTGTGGCATCCCGCCCCAAGGTTCTCGGTTTCCTGATCTTCCTGGGCTATCTCATTTCCGGCCCACTCTACACCCTATTCCTGCTATCCCGCCGCAACAAGCGACTACTACGGGACTGCTCCAAGGAAGAGCTAGGCTAG
- a CDS encoding phosphatidylserine decarboxylase family protein produces the protein MLKPSAGVALEGLPYIIISAFTTLLFAIMGWWPVMLIGLGLTCFIGHFFRDPERVGPEDAEAVSSPADGKVIKIAREKDPVSGEERQVIAIFMNVFNVHVNRMPVSGKIETIRYIPGKFVNASFDKASEDNERNVVVVTGKGNQRFTMVQIAGLIARRIVCWAEPADKLKRGERFGLIKFGSRVDLYMPDGYAPIVSVGQKVIAGETALAVKRKA, from the coding sequence ATGTTGAAACCGTCTGCTGGCGTCGCCCTGGAAGGGCTGCCCTATATTATCATATCTGCGTTTACCACACTGCTTTTTGCCATCATGGGCTGGTGGCCCGTAATGCTTATCGGCCTTGGGCTGACGTGTTTTATCGGCCATTTTTTCCGTGATCCTGAACGTGTCGGCCCCGAAGATGCCGAGGCAGTAAGCTCGCCTGCTGACGGCAAGGTTATCAAAATCGCTCGTGAGAAGGACCCGGTTTCCGGAGAAGAGCGTCAGGTCATCGCCATTTTCATGAATGTTTTTAATGTGCATGTGAATCGCATGCCCGTATCCGGCAAGATCGAGACTATTCGCTATATCCCCGGCAAGTTTGTCAACGCTTCTTTTGACAAGGCGTCAGAGGACAATGAGCGCAACGTCGTTGTGGTTACAGGCAAGGGCAACCAACGCTTTACCATGGTCCAGATTGCCGGTCTCATTGCTCGTCGTATCGTCTGCTGGGCAGAGCCCGCAGATAAACTCAAGCGCGGCGAACGGTTCGGTTTGATTAAGTTTGGTTCCAGAGTTGACCTTTACATGCCTGATGGATATGCTCCCATTGTCAGCGTCGGCCAGAAGGTCATTGCTGGCGAAACAGCTTTGGCGGTTAAACGCAAGGCATAA
- a CDS encoding DMT family transporter, with protein MTWFFLSLAAAFCMASNSAWLKRFFSDVSPWEMSVIPFFYAMPLCGVTLFFIDIPEIKPEFYTALIWVLPVTAIGFILHFRAIHISPLSLTLPFLSFTPVFVLFTGDLILHESLSAAGISGMLLVVVGGYVLNLDSTRYGWFGPIKAIFKEPGSAIMLLVSALYGLSSVGGKVMVINSSAMFAAMFLFGLYGTILPLILVAVGKVQFKNIIRKPLLGMGSGIIVFIEIVSHNLAISMVAAAYMITIKRMAGIFSVIYGWVLFHERGIRYRLMGTAIMTVGAALIALYG; from the coding sequence ATGACATGGTTCTTCCTCTCCCTGGCCGCGGCCTTTTGCATGGCCTCCAACTCCGCGTGGTTAAAACGTTTTTTTTCCGATGTTTCACCATGGGAAATGTCTGTGATTCCTTTTTTCTATGCCATGCCTCTGTGCGGAGTCACCCTCTTTTTCATTGATATTCCTGAAATTAAGCCGGAATTCTATACTGCACTGATATGGGTGCTCCCTGTAACAGCGATAGGCTTCATACTCCATTTCCGAGCCATTCACATCTCGCCGCTTTCGTTGACGCTGCCCTTTCTGAGCTTCACTCCGGTCTTTGTTCTTTTCACGGGAGACCTGATTCTGCATGAATCACTCAGCGCTGCCGGTATCAGCGGCATGCTGCTTGTGGTCGTTGGCGGATATGTACTCAATCTGGACTCGACCCGATATGGATGGTTCGGTCCCATCAAGGCAATATTCAAGGAACCAGGGTCAGCTATCATGCTGCTGGTTTCCGCTCTCTACGGACTCTCCTCCGTAGGCGGCAAGGTCATGGTCATCAACTCCTCAGCCATGTTTGCCGCCATGTTCCTGTTCGGACTGTATGGCACCATCCTGCCCTTGATCCTTGTGGCCGTGGGCAAAGTGCAGTTCAAAAACATCATCCGCAAACCGTTGCTCGGCATGGGGTCTGGAATCATTGTATTCATTGAAATTGTCAGCCACAACCTGGCCATCTCAATGGTCGCGGCCGCCTACATGATTACTATCAAGCGGATGGCTGGCATTTTTTCGGTCATATACGGATGGGTACTCTTTCACGAACGCGGTATTCGCTACCGCCTTATGGGGACGGCCATCATGACTG